In Trichoplusia ni isolate ovarian cell line Hi5 chromosome 22 unlocalized genomic scaffold, tn1 tig00002031_group21, whole genome shotgun sequence, the following are encoded in one genomic region:
- the LOC113506670 gene encoding ero1-like protein, giving the protein MATGATEMAYKNYCVVFIIFALVIVQAVGYDTELYETKPCDSNACFDELHGSLGDCSCNVDTIDYFNNVKIYPRLQSLVRKDYFRFYKVNLKKECPFWADDSKCAMRFCHIKTCSKESVPGYENGYENEHIDESPATKYSKEAQSNCNSDTDHDHDLGYLNMTISAASQHEIAKWKAYDDALENFCGYDDKDVDAEYVDLLLNPERYTGYKGPSANRIWRSIYQENCFRPKPNPYESFPFVLTSDLGNMCLEKRVFYRAVSGLHSSINIHLCSKYLLYEKGAGFTSDGEWGPNLEEFQRRFDPSQTFGEGPNWLKNLYFVYLLEMRALAKAGPYFETEEYYTGNPTEDEETREAIHNMLSVIYTFPDHFNESSMFNGGSQAAKLKVEFREHFRNISRIMDCVGCDKCKLWGKLQTQGLGTALKILFSSRWNSPESDPNQGKLPVRHRSHERLQRTEIVALFNAFSRLSESIRQLEQFRVMLSSQKEGAQKQSLFRTIQDMK; this is encoded by the exons ATGGCGACAGGCGCTACCGAAATGGCATACAAAAATTATTGTGTAGTGTTTATAATATTCGCTCTTGTGATAGTTCAAGCAGTCGGTTACGACACTGAACTGTATGAAACAAAGCCTTGCGACAGCAATGCATGCTTTGACGAACTCCACGGGTCATTGGGCGACTGTTCGTGCAATGTTGACACCATCGATTACTTTAATAATGTGAAGATTTACCCGCGACTTCAGAGTTTAGTTAGGAAGGATTACTTCCGCTTctataaagtaaatttaaaaaaggaatgtCCATTCTGGGCGGACGATAGCAAATGTGCAATGAGGTTCTGTCATATCAAAACCTGTTCCAAAGAAAGTGTCCCTGGATATGAAAATGGATACGAAAACGAGCATATAGACGAGTCTCCCGCGACGAAATATTCTAAAGAGGCGCAATCTAACTGCAACTCGGATACAGATCACGACCATGACCTGGGTTACTTAAATATGACTATAAGTGCTGCCAGTCAACATGAAATAGCCAAATGGAAGGCCTATGACGATGCTCTAGAGAACTTCTGTGGATATGACGACAAGGATGTGGATGCTGAGTATGTGGACTTGTTACTCAACCCTGAAAGATACACAGGTTATAAAGGACCTTCAGCTAACAGAATATGGAGGAGCATTTACCAGGAGAATTGCTTCAGGCCTAAACCCAATCCATATGAGTCCTTCCCATTTGTGCTGACTTCAGACCTAGGCAACATGTGTCTGGAGAAACGAGTGTTCTATAGAGCTGTGTCCGGCCTACACTCAAGTATTAACATACACTTATGTTCTAAATACTTGTTGTATGAAAAAGGTGCAGGTTTCACATCAGATGGAGAGTGGGGGCCTAATCTAGAAGAATTCCAACGTCGTTTTGATCCCTCTCAGACATTTGGTGAGGGTCCCAACTGGttgaaaaatctttactttGTTTACTTGTTGGAGATGAGGGCATTAGCTAAAGCGGGTCCTTACTTTGAGACTGAGGAATATTATACGGGTAATCCTACAGAGGATGAGGAGACAAGGGAAGCGATACATAACATGCTCAGTGTGATATACACCTTCCCGGATCATTTTAATGAATCATCAATGTTTAATGGAGGTAGTCAGGCGGCTAAACTTAAAGTAGAGTTCCGAGAGCACTTCCGTAACATTTCAAGGATAATGGATTGTGTTGGATGTGACAAATGCAAGTTGTGGGGCAAGTTGCAGACCCAGGGCCTGGGGACTGCATTGAAAATCTTGTTCTCAAGTAGATGGAACAGTCCGGAAAGTGATCCAAACCAAGGCAAGCTGCCAGTGCGACATAGATCACATGAGAGGTTACAGAGGACGGAGATCGTGGCTCTGTTCAATGCGTTTTCAAGACTATCAGAGAGTATACGACAGTTGGAACAGTTCAGGGTTATGTTAAG CTCGCAAAAGGAAGGAGCGCAGAAGCAAAGCTTATTCAGAACTATCCAAGATATGAAGTGA